The following coding sequences lie in one Pseudomonas svalbardensis genomic window:
- the ppsA gene encoding phosphoenolpyruvate synthase, giving the protein MVEYVVSLDKLGVHDVEHVGGKNASLGEMISNLAGAGVSVPGGFATTAQAYRDFLELSGLNDQIHAALDALDVDDVNALAKTGAQIRQWIMEAEFPEKLNAEIRTAFATLSAGNPDMAVAVRSSATAEDLPDASFAGQQETFLNIRGVENVIRAAKEVFASLFNDRAISYRVHQGFDHKLVALSAGVQRMVRSETGTAGVMFTLDTESGFRDVVFITGAYGLGETVVQGAVNPDEFYVHKGTLAAGRPAILRRNLGSKAIKMIYGEIATAGKSVKTIDVDKADRARFCLSDAEVSELAKQAMIIEKHYKCPMDIEWAKDGDDGKLYIVQARPETVKSRTSANVMERYLLKETGTVLVEGRAIGQRIGAGKVRIIKDVSEMDKVQPGDVLVSDMTDPDWEPVMKRASAIVTNRGGRTCHAAIIARELGIPAVVGCGNATQLLKDGQGVTVSCAEGDTGYIFEGELGFDIKKNSVDAMPDLPFKIMMNVGNPDRAFDFAQLPNAGVGLARLEFIINRMIGVHPKALLNYDGLPQDIKDSVDKRIAGYDDPVGFYVDKLVEGISTLAAAFTPKKVIVRLSDFKSNEYANLIGGKLYEPEEENPMLGFRGASRYISEAFRDCFELECRALKRVRNEMGLTNVEIMVPFVRTLGEASQVIDLLAENGLARGENGLRIIMMCELPSNAILAEEFLEFFDGFSIGSNDLTQLTLGLDRDSGIIAHLFDERNPAVKKLLANAIQACNKAGKYIGICGQGPSDHPDLAKWLMEQGIESVSLNPDSVLETWFFLAEGQAQA; this is encoded by the coding sequence TTGGTAGAGTACGTAGTTTCCCTCGATAAGCTCGGCGTCCATGATGTAGAGCACGTAGGGGGCAAGAACGCATCCCTGGGCGAGATGATCAGTAACCTTGCAGGTGCCGGTGTATCGGTGCCCGGTGGCTTCGCCACGACAGCTCAGGCTTATCGTGATTTTCTCGAGCTGAGCGGCCTGAACGATCAGATCCACGCTGCCCTCGACGCCCTGGACGTCGACGATGTCAATGCCCTGGCCAAGACCGGCGCCCAGATCCGTCAATGGATCATGGAAGCCGAATTCCCCGAGAAGCTCAACGCCGAGATCCGCACTGCGTTCGCTACGCTGTCGGCCGGCAACCCTGACATGGCCGTGGCCGTGCGCTCTTCCGCTACCGCCGAAGACCTGCCGGACGCTTCCTTTGCCGGTCAGCAGGAAACCTTCCTGAACATCCGTGGTGTCGAAAACGTTATTCGCGCCGCCAAAGAGGTGTTCGCTTCTCTGTTTAACGACCGCGCGATTTCTTACCGCGTCCACCAGGGCTTCGACCACAAGCTGGTAGCCCTGTCGGCTGGCGTGCAGCGCATGGTCCGCTCCGAAACCGGCACCGCCGGCGTGATGTTCACCCTCGATACCGAATCGGGCTTCCGTGACGTGGTGTTCATCACCGGCGCCTACGGCCTGGGTGAAACCGTCGTACAAGGCGCGGTGAACCCGGATGAGTTCTACGTCCACAAAGGCACGCTGGCAGCCGGTCGTCCGGCCATCCTGCGTCGCAACCTGGGCAGCAAAGCCATCAAGATGATCTACGGCGAAATCGCCACGGCCGGTAAGTCGGTCAAGACCATCGACGTCGACAAGGCTGATCGCGCACGTTTCTGCCTGAGCGACGCCGAGGTCAGCGAGTTGGCCAAGCAAGCGATGATCATCGAGAAGCACTACAAGTGCCCGATGGACATCGAATGGGCCAAAGACGGCGACGACGGCAAGCTCTACATCGTTCAGGCCCGTCCTGAAACCGTGAAGAGCCGTACCTCGGCGAACGTCATGGAACGCTACCTGTTGAAAGAAACCGGCACCGTGCTGGTTGAAGGTCGCGCCATCGGTCAGCGCATCGGCGCCGGCAAGGTGCGCATCATCAAGGACGTGTCCGAGATGGACAAAGTCCAGCCAGGCGACGTACTGGTCTCCGACATGACCGACCCGGACTGGGAGCCGGTCATGAAGCGCGCCAGCGCCATCGTCACCAACCGTGGCGGTCGTACCTGCCACGCGGCGATCATCGCTCGCGAGTTGGGCATTCCTGCTGTAGTCGGTTGCGGCAACGCCACCCAGCTGTTGAAAGACGGCCAGGGCGTGACCGTTTCCTGCGCTGAAGGCGACACCGGTTACATCTTCGAAGGCGAACTGGGCTTCGACATCAAGAAAAACTCCGTCGATGCCATGCCTGATCTGCCGTTCAAGATCATGATGAACGTCGGCAACCCGGACCGCGCCTTCGATTTCGCTCAGCTGCCGAACGCCGGTGTGGGCCTGGCCCGTCTGGAGTTCATCATCAACCGCATGATCGGTGTTCACCCGAAAGCGCTGTTGAACTACGACGGCCTGCCGCAGGACATCAAGGACAGCGTCGACAAGCGCATCGCCGGTTACGACGATCCGGTTGGCTTCTATGTCGACAAACTGGTTGAAGGCATCAGCACCCTGGCCGCCGCGTTCACCCCGAAAAAGGTCATCGTGCGCCTGTCGGACTTTAAGTCCAACGAATACGCCAACCTGATCGGCGGCAAGCTCTACGAGCCGGAGGAAGAAAACCCGATGCTGGGCTTCCGCGGTGCTTCGCGTTACATCAGCGAAGCGTTCCGTGACTGCTTCGAACTCGAGTGCCGCGCCCTCAAGCGTGTGCGCAACGAGATGGGCCTGACCAACGTTGAAATCATGGTGCCGTTCGTCCGTACCCTGGGCGAAGCTAGCCAAGTGATCGATCTGTTGGCCGAAAATGGCCTAGCCCGCGGTGAGAATGGTCTGCGCATCATCATGATGTGCGAACTGCCGTCCAACGCGATCCTCGCGGAAGAATTCCTCGAGTTCTTTGACGGCTTCTCCATCGGCTCCAACGACCTGACCCAGCTGACCCTGGGCCTGGATCGTGACTCCGGGATCATCGCGCACCTGTTTGACGAGCGTAATCCGGCGGTCAAGAAGCTGCTGGCTAACGCGATTCAGGCCTGCAACAAGGCTGGCAAGTACATCGGCATTTGCGGTCAGGGCCCTTCGGACCACCCTGATCTGGCCAAATGGCTGATGGAGCAGGGCATCGAAAGCGTTTCGTTGAACCCCGATTCCGTACTGGAAACCTGGTTCTTCCTGGCTGAAGGTCAGGCGCAGGCTTGA
- a CDS encoding alpha/beta fold hydrolase — protein MQSSSNLFPVALISAERRGDLSEDVYRLKPGNSPDGTVELAVTRLGMADGSGARGVPVILLHGSFSNRRFWFSPKGLGLGAYLTRLGFDVWIPEMRGHGLSQRNQNYRKNRVADYARYDLPAIGAFVREQSGQVPHWIGHSLGGITLAAGLGGEYIGEPVVASAAFFGTQISRTYWPLKIPPVEWSGRFILKRFAQLSGSRLKRGPEDEPIGLALESMRWYGLFGRFGDADKDWWAGLADVQLPVLAVSAAGDHQDPSWACRKLFDQVGSEHKQFINLGREQGFGDNFGHVEMLVSKAAQTEVWPLVARWLADQQTPLLGEKPDLAAKV, from the coding sequence ATGCAAAGCAGCAGCAACCTATTTCCTGTCGCCCTGATCAGCGCCGAGCGGCGCGGCGATCTGAGCGAAGACGTCTATCGTCTGAAACCCGGTAACAGCCCTGACGGCACCGTCGAGCTGGCTGTGACGCGCCTGGGCATGGCGGATGGCTCAGGCGCGCGTGGCGTTCCGGTTATTTTGCTTCACGGCAGCTTTTCCAATCGCCGGTTCTGGTTTTCCCCGAAGGGGCTTGGACTGGGTGCCTATCTGACGCGTCTGGGATTCGATGTATGGATTCCCGAAATGCGTGGCCACGGCCTGTCCCAGCGTAACCAGAACTACCGCAAGAACCGCGTTGCCGACTACGCCCGTTACGATTTGCCGGCCATTGGCGCGTTCGTGCGGGAGCAGAGCGGCCAGGTCCCGCACTGGATCGGTCACTCGCTGGGCGGGATTACGCTGGCGGCTGGACTGGGTGGGGAGTACATCGGCGAGCCGGTGGTGGCTTCCGCGGCGTTTTTTGGTACGCAAATCAGCCGCACCTACTGGCCGTTGAAGATTCCGCCGGTGGAGTGGAGCGGGCGCTTCATTCTCAAACGTTTTGCCCAGCTGTCCGGTTCACGGCTCAAGCGCGGCCCGGAGGACGAGCCCATTGGCCTGGCCCTGGAAAGCATGCGCTGGTATGGCCTGTTCGGGCGCTTTGGCGATGCCGATAAGGATTGGTGGGCCGGATTGGCCGACGTTCAGTTACCGGTATTGGCCGTGAGTGCCGCAGGTGACCATCAGGACCCGAGCTGGGCTTGTCGCAAGCTGTTCGATCAGGTGGGTTCCGAGCATAAGCAATTCATCAACCTGGGTCGCGAACAGGGCTTTGGCGATAATTTCGGTCATGTGGAGATGCTCGTCAGCAAAGCCGCCCAGACTGAAGTCTGGCCGCTGGTGGCGCGCTGGTTGGCAGATCAGCAAACGCCATTGCTGGGTGAAAAACCGGATCTGGCTGCGAAGGTCTGA
- the rraA gene encoding ribonuclease E activity regulator RraA — MNHYLTPDLCDAYPELVQVLEPMFSNFGGRDSFGGEIVTIKCFEDNSLVKEQAELKGNGKVLVVDGGGSLRRALLGDLIAEKAAKNGWEGLVIYGCIRDVDVIAQTDLGVQALASHPMKTDKRGIGDLNVAVTFAGVTFHPGHYIYADNNGVIISPSPLKMPE, encoded by the coding sequence ATGAATCATTACCTCACGCCTGACCTGTGCGACGCCTATCCGGAGCTGGTGCAGGTGCTGGAACCGATGTTCAGCAATTTCGGTGGCCGTGATTCTTTCGGCGGCGAAATCGTGACCATCAAATGCTTCGAAGACAACTCGCTGGTCAAGGAACAAGCCGAGCTCAAGGGCAATGGCAAGGTGTTGGTGGTCGACGGTGGCGGTTCCCTGCGTCGTGCGCTGCTGGGCGACTTGATTGCCGAGAAAGCCGCGAAAAACGGTTGGGAAGGGCTGGTGATCTACGGTTGCATCCGTGACGTCGACGTCATTGCGCAAACCGATCTAGGTGTTCAGGCGCTGGCCAGCCACCCGATGAAAACCGACAAACGCGGCATCGGCGATCTCAACGTAGCCGTGACCTTTGCTGGCGTGACGTTCCATCCAGGCCATTACATCTACGCGGATAACAATGGCGTGATCATCTCGCCAAGTCCGCTGAAGATGCCTGAATAA
- a CDS encoding zinc transporter ZntB encodes MFEEENAQWGLVHALVLDGKGGARSIARTELDDLQLQAHESLWLHWDRSHPQTRTWLRKSSGLSEFSCDLLLEENTRPRLLQLSDSELLLFLRGVNLNPGAEPEDMVSVRIFASAQRVISLRLRPLRATDELLVQLAEGKGPKTASELILYMAQYLTNKVQDLVSCLSEVVDEEEEKLDADERYTPEHGAVLQIRRRAAALKRFLAPQREIFGQLTRIKLPWFVEDDGDYWNELNNSLTRYLEELELTRERVGLVLEAEDRRLSVRMNRTMYRFGIITGIFLPMSFLAGLLGINVGGIPFSASPYGFLIACLMMVSVALGQWWLFRRLRWV; translated from the coding sequence ATGTTCGAGGAAGAAAACGCGCAGTGGGGGCTGGTGCATGCCCTGGTGCTGGACGGTAAAGGCGGTGCGCGTTCGATAGCCCGGACTGAACTCGATGACTTGCAGCTACAGGCCCATGAAAGCCTGTGGCTGCACTGGGATCGCAGTCATCCGCAAACCCGGACCTGGTTGCGAAAATCCAGCGGTCTGAGCGAATTCAGCTGTGATCTTTTACTTGAAGAAAACACCCGGCCGCGTCTTTTACAGCTTTCGGACAGCGAACTGCTGCTATTTTTGCGTGGGGTCAACCTGAACCCGGGTGCCGAGCCGGAAGACATGGTCTCGGTGCGGATTTTCGCGTCAGCCCAGCGGGTTATTTCTCTGCGTTTGCGTCCGTTGCGCGCCACCGATGAGTTGCTGGTGCAGCTCGCCGAAGGCAAAGGACCGAAAACGGCGTCAGAACTCATCCTTTATATGGCGCAATACCTCACCAACAAGGTGCAGGATCTGGTCAGTTGCCTCTCGGAAGTGGTCGATGAGGAAGAAGAAAAGCTGGATGCCGACGAACGGTACACGCCCGAGCACGGTGCCGTTTTGCAGATCCGTCGAAGGGCCGCTGCGCTGAAACGTTTTCTTGCACCGCAGCGGGAAATATTCGGGCAGCTGACACGGATAAAACTGCCTTGGTTCGTCGAAGACGACGGTGATTACTGGAACGAATTGAACAACAGCCTGACTCGGTATCTCGAGGAGCTGGAATTGACTCGGGAGCGGGTGGGGTTGGTCCTCGAGGCTGAAGATAGACGTTTGAGCGTGCGAATGAACCGCACGATGTACCGCTTCGGGATCATCACCGGGATCTTTTTGCCGATGAGTTTTCTGGCGGGGCTTTTAGGTATCAATGTCGGCGGGATTCCGTTCTCTGCAAGCCCCTATGGCTTCCTGATCGCGTGTCTGATGATGGTCTCGGTGGCGCTAGGGCAGTGGTGGTTGTTCCGACGTTTGCGCTGGGTCTGA
- a CDS encoding mechanosensitive ion channel family protein yields MELDLWTQSLVTAMTALWTKVANFIPNLFGALVVLLLGFVVAKLLDTLLSKLLAKLGLDRLMGGTGLTKLLSRAGLQVPISTLIGKIVYWFVLLIFLVSAAESLGLERVSATLDMLALYLPKVFGAALVLLVGVLLAQLANGLVRGAAEGVGLDYAAGLGRIAQGLVIIISISVAISQLEVKTDLLNHVIVIVLITVGLAVALAMGLGSREIAGQILAGIYVRELYQVGQQVRVGEVEGQIEEIGTVKTTLLTDEGELVSLSNRILLEQHVSSR; encoded by the coding sequence ATGGAACTTGATCTCTGGACTCAGAGCCTCGTCACTGCAATGACTGCGTTATGGACCAAGGTTGCAAATTTCATCCCGAACCTGTTCGGCGCACTGGTTGTGTTGCTGTTGGGTTTCGTCGTTGCGAAACTTTTGGACACTTTGCTGTCGAAGTTGCTCGCCAAGCTGGGGCTCGATCGCCTGATGGGCGGCACTGGACTGACCAAATTGCTGTCTCGGGCCGGCCTTCAAGTGCCGATCTCGACCTTGATCGGAAAGATCGTCTATTGGTTCGTTCTGCTGATTTTTCTGGTTTCGGCCGCAGAATCCCTTGGACTTGAGCGAGTTTCGGCTACGCTTGATATGCTTGCGCTGTATTTGCCGAAAGTATTTGGCGCCGCGCTGGTGCTGCTGGTGGGTGTTTTGCTCGCGCAATTGGCCAATGGGCTGGTGCGGGGGGCGGCAGAGGGCGTAGGGCTGGACTACGCTGCGGGCCTGGGGCGAATTGCCCAGGGCCTGGTGATTATCATCAGTATTTCGGTCGCAATCAGCCAGTTGGAGGTCAAAACTGACCTGCTCAACCACGTGATTGTGATTGTATTGATTACCGTTGGTCTGGCGGTTGCGCTGGCCATGGGGTTGGGAAGCCGGGAAATTGCCGGTCAGATTCTTGCGGGAATCTATGTGCGTGAGTTGTATCAGGTTGGGCAACAAGTGCGTGTTGGCGAGGTCGAAGGTCAGATCGAAGAGATCGGCACGGTTAAAACCACATTGCTGACCGATGAGGGTGAGCTAGTCTCTCTTTCCAATCGGATTCTCTTGGAACAGCATGTGAGTAGCCGCTAA
- the sigX gene encoding RNA polymerase sigma factor SigX has translation MNKAQSLSTRYDPRELSDEELVARSHTELFHVTRAYEELMRRYQRTLFNVCARYLGNDRDADDVCQEVMLKVLYGLKNFEGKSKFKTWLYSITYNECITQYRKERRKRRLMDALSLDPLEEASEEKAPKPEDKGGLDRWLVYVNPIDREILVLRFVAELEFQEIADIMHMGLSATKMRYKRALDKLREKFAGIAET, from the coding sequence TTGAATAAAGCTCAATCGCTGTCCACGCGCTACGACCCCCGCGAGCTCTCTGATGAGGAGTTGGTCGCGCGCTCGCATACCGAGCTGTTTCACGTAACGCGCGCCTATGAAGAACTGATGCGGCGTTACCAGCGAACATTATTTAACGTCTGTGCACGGTATCTTGGGAACGATCGTGACGCAGACGATGTCTGTCAGGAAGTGATGTTGAAGGTGCTGTATGGCCTGAAGAACTTCGAGGGCAAATCGAAGTTCAAGACATGGCTATATAGCATCACGTACAACGAGTGCATCACGCAGTATCGGAAAGAACGGCGAAAGCGTCGCTTGATGGATGCTTTGAGTCTGGACCCCCTTGAGGAAGCGTCTGAAGAAAAGGCGCCGAAACCCGAGGACAAGGGTGGACTCGATCGCTGGTTAGTGTATGTGAACCCGATTGACCGTGAAATTCTGGTGCTACGATTTGTCGCAGAGCTGGAATTTCAAGAGATCGCGGATATCATGCACATGGGTTTGAGTGCGACAAAAATGCGTTACAAACGTGCTCTAGATAAATTGCGTGAGAAATTTGCAGGCATTGCTGAAACTTAG
- a CDS encoding OmpA family protein: MKLKNTLGLAIGSLIAATSFGALAQGQGAVEIEGFAKKEQFDSARNFKNNGNLFGGSIGYFLTDDVELRLAYDEVHNVRSDDGRNIKGANTALDALYHFNNPGDMLRPYVSAGFSDQSIGQNGSGGRNRSTFANVGGGAKLYFTENFYARAGVEAQYNIDQGDTEWAPSVGIGVNFGGGSKPAAAPVPAPAEVCSDSDNDGVCDNVDKCPDTPANVTVDADGCPAVAEVVRVELDVKFDFDKSVVKPNSYGDIKNLADFMKQYPSTSTTVEGHTDSVGPDAYNQKLSERRANAVKQVLTNQYGVESSRVQSVGYGESRPVADNATKAGQAVNRRVEAQVEANAK, translated from the coding sequence ATGAAACTGAAAAACACCTTGGGCTTGGCCATTGGTTCTTTGATTGCCGCCACTTCGTTCGGCGCTCTGGCACAAGGCCAAGGCGCAGTTGAAATCGAAGGCTTCGCCAAGAAAGAACAATTCGACAGCGCTCGTAACTTCAAGAACAACGGCAACCTGTTCGGCGGTTCGATCGGCTACTTCCTGACCGACGACGTTGAACTGCGTCTGGCTTACGACGAAGTGCACAACGTGCGTTCCGACGACGGTCGTAACATCAAGGGCGCTAACACCGCTCTGGACGCTCTGTACCACTTCAACAACCCGGGCGACATGTTGCGTCCGTACGTATCGGCTGGCTTCTCCGATCAAAGCATCGGTCAGAATGGCTCCGGCGGTCGTAACCGTTCCACTTTCGCCAACGTTGGCGGCGGTGCCAAGCTGTACTTCACCGAGAACTTCTACGCCCGTGCTGGCGTTGAAGCTCAATACAACATCGACCAGGGCGACACCGAGTGGGCTCCAAGCGTCGGTATCGGTGTGAACTTCGGTGGCGGCTCCAAGCCTGCTGCTGCTCCAGTTCCAGCACCAGCTGAAGTCTGCTCCGACAGCGACAACGATGGCGTTTGCGACAACGTTGACAAGTGCCCGGACACCCCAGCCAACGTAACTGTTGACGCTGATGGCTGCCCAGCAGTTGCTGAAGTTGTTCGTGTTGAGCTGGACGTGAAATTCGACTTCGACAAGTCGGTAGTCAAGCCTAACAGCTACGGCGACATCAAAAACCTCGCTGACTTCATGAAGCAGTACCCATCCACCAGCACTACTGTTGAAGGTCACACTGACTCCGTCGGTCCTGACGCTTACAACCAGAAACTGTCTGAGCGCCGTGCAAACGCCGTTAAGCAAGTTCTGACCAACCAGTACGGTGTTGAATCGTCCCGCGTTCAGTCTGTTGGCTACGGCGAATCCCGCCCAGTTGCTGACAACGCGACTAAAGCTGGCCAAGCTGTAAACCGTCGCGTAGAAGCGCAGGTTGAAGCTAACGCTAAGTAA
- the cobA gene encoding uroporphyrinogen-III C-methyltransferase gives MSAKVWLVGAGPGDPELLTLKAVRALSEADVVLIDDLVNDAVLEHCPQARIIPVGKRGGCRSTPQAFIHRLMLRYARHGKCVVRLKGGDPCIFGRGGEEAQWLREHGVEVELVNGITAGLAGATQCDIPLTLRGVARGVTLVTAHTQDGSSLNWQALAQGGTTLVVYMGVAKLSEIREQLLAGGMAADTPVAMIENASLPHQRECRSDLTAMEEDAHAFELKSPAILVIGAVAACAEVPLSVSDFPANAVNLSA, from the coding sequence ATGAGCGCAAAAGTCTGGCTGGTGGGTGCGGGTCCTGGCGATCCGGAACTGTTGACCCTCAAGGCCGTGCGGGCGTTGAGCGAAGCGGATGTGGTGCTGATCGATGACCTGGTCAACGACGCGGTGCTGGAGCATTGCCCGCAGGCGCGGATCATTCCCGTGGGCAAGCGCGGCGGCTGTCGCTCCACACCTCAGGCATTCATTCATCGCCTGATGCTTCGTTATGCCCGCCACGGTAAATGCGTGGTGCGGCTCAAGGGTGGCGACCCGTGCATTTTTGGCCGGGGCGGCGAAGAGGCGCAGTGGCTGCGTGAGCATGGGGTCGAAGTGGAACTGGTCAACGGCATCACTGCCGGGCTTGCCGGCGCAACGCAATGCGATATTCCGTTGACCCTGCGGGGTGTTGCGCGCGGCGTGACGCTGGTCACCGCCCACACTCAGGATGGCAGCAGTCTGAACTGGCAAGCCCTGGCCCAAGGTGGCACGACGCTGGTGGTGTATATGGGTGTCGCAAAACTGAGCGAGATTCGTGAGCAGTTGCTCGCCGGAGGAATGGCGGCGGATACACCGGTGGCGATGATTGAAAACGCTTCCCTGCCACACCAACGTGAATGTCGGAGCGATCTGACAGCGATGGAAGAAGATGCCCACGCCTTTGAGTTGAAAAGCCCAGCAATCCTGGTCATCGGCGCGGTTGCGGCCTGTGCAGAAGTACCCCTGTCGGTATCTGATTTTCCCGCGAATGCAGTCAATCTGTCAGCCTGA
- a CDS encoding nitrate reductase translates to MNQITASTCCYCGVGCGVLIEHDGERILGVSGDPTHPANFGKLCSKGSTLHLTGDLAARALYPELRLGKGLARSRTDWDTALDHAASVFAETIAEHGPDSVAFYISGQLLTEDYYAFNKLARALVGTNNIDSNSRLCMSSAVVGYKRSLGADAPPCSYEDLELSDCVMIVGSNMAYAHPILFRRLEEAKSRRPQMKVIVIDPRRTDTCDLADLHLAILPGTDVALFHGILHLLLWEDWVDRDFIKAHTEGLAELKNLVRDYTPQMVSQLCGISVEQLQQCAEWVGTSPSFLSLWCMGLNQSTAGSAKNSALINLHLATGQIGRPGAGPFSLTGQPNAMGGRETGSLSNLLPGHREAANAEDRAEVAAYWGVDQLPANTGLTAIELFEQMRSGKIKALWIACTNPAQSMPDQTAVRAALQACPFVVLQEAFRTTETAAFADLLLPAASWGEKDGTVTNSERRISHVRRAIVAPGEARSDWAITVDFAQRLEKYLRPDQTSLFAFENPAQVFDEYKQLTRGRDLDLSGISHALIDHLGPQQWPFPTGASEGTARLYLDGIFPTASGRAQFVADPYRAAKEQRDARFPLTLITGRLRDQWHGMSRTGTAAQLFGHVSEAVLSLHPDELRRHRLQSGDLVSLKSRRGALIVAVGGDDSVRPGQAFLPMHWGDRFLKGGVNTLTLPAFDPLSKQPELKHSGVRLEPVELPWNLFALIEGDVQQHFETLRPLCEALSYVSLSLAGRERPALLVRAASAVAPDPQLLRDIDQCLGLNDGPVLAYDDPRRSIGKRVRIENGRITAIRLAGETLAQHWLQSLWLEGRADEQLRRWLLAPLSAPPGNTRTPAIGNKTLCNCKNVSQSAVCAGISRGLDLQGLKQELGCGTQCGSCVPEIKRLLAATAQPVAVTS, encoded by the coding sequence ATGAACCAGATCACCGCTTCCACCTGCTGCTATTGCGGGGTCGGCTGCGGCGTGCTGATCGAGCATGACGGCGAGCGCATTCTCGGCGTCAGCGGCGATCCGACCCACCCGGCCAACTTCGGCAAACTGTGCAGTAAAGGCTCTACCTTGCACCTGACCGGCGACCTCGCGGCCCGGGCGTTGTATCCCGAACTGCGCCTGGGAAAAGGCCTGGCACGCAGCCGCACTGACTGGGATACCGCCCTCGATCACGCCGCCAGCGTTTTTGCCGAAACCATCGCCGAACACGGCCCGGACAGCGTGGCGTTCTACATTTCCGGGCAATTGCTGACCGAGGATTACTACGCCTTCAACAAACTGGCGCGAGCGCTGGTGGGCACCAACAACATCGACAGCAATTCGCGCCTGTGCATGTCTTCGGCAGTGGTCGGCTACAAGCGCAGCCTGGGCGCCGACGCACCGCCATGCAGCTACGAAGACCTGGAATTGAGCGACTGCGTGATGATCGTCGGCAGCAACATGGCCTACGCCCACCCGATACTTTTCCGTCGCCTGGAGGAAGCGAAATCCCGCCGGCCGCAGATGAAAGTCATCGTCATCGACCCGCGTCGTACCGACACCTGCGATTTGGCTGACCTGCACCTGGCGATTCTGCCGGGCACCGATGTCGCGTTGTTCCATGGGATTTTGCACCTGCTGTTGTGGGAAGACTGGGTCGACCGCGACTTCATCAAGGCCCACACCGAAGGCTTGGCCGAACTGAAAAACCTGGTGCGCGATTACACGCCGCAGATGGTTTCGCAGCTCTGCGGGATCAGCGTCGAGCAACTGCAGCAATGCGCCGAATGGGTTGGCACTTCACCGAGCTTCCTGTCGCTGTGGTGCATGGGCTTGAACCAGTCCACCGCCGGCAGCGCGAAAAACAGTGCGCTGATCAACCTGCACCTGGCCACCGGACAAATCGGCCGCCCCGGTGCAGGACCGTTCTCCCTGACCGGTCAGCCAAACGCCATGGGTGGTCGCGAAACCGGCAGCTTGTCGAACCTGCTGCCCGGCCATCGCGAGGCCGCCAATGCCGAAGATCGCGCGGAAGTGGCAGCGTATTGGGGCGTGGATCAACTGCCTGCAAACACCGGGCTCACCGCTATCGAGTTGTTTGAGCAGATGCGCAGCGGAAAAATCAAGGCACTGTGGATCGCCTGCACCAACCCTGCGCAATCAATGCCGGATCAAACCGCCGTGCGCGCGGCACTGCAAGCCTGCCCGTTCGTGGTATTGCAGGAGGCCTTTCGCACCACCGAAACCGCAGCCTTCGCAGACCTGTTGTTGCCCGCCGCCAGTTGGGGCGAAAAGGACGGTACGGTGACCAACTCCGAACGGCGCATTTCCCACGTTCGTCGAGCCATCGTCGCACCCGGCGAAGCCCGCTCTGACTGGGCGATCACCGTTGATTTCGCACAGCGCCTGGAAAAATATCTACGTCCCGATCAAACCAGCCTGTTTGCCTTTGAAAACCCGGCGCAGGTCTTCGACGAGTACAAGCAATTGACGCGCGGGCGTGATCTGGACTTGTCCGGCATCAGTCATGCACTGATCGACCACCTCGGCCCGCAGCAATGGCCCTTCCCCACTGGCGCCAGCGAAGGTACGGCGCGGCTGTACCTGGACGGAATTTTCCCGACGGCCAGTGGACGTGCGCAATTCGTGGCTGACCCGTATCGCGCCGCCAAGGAACAACGCGACGCGCGCTTCCCGCTGACCCTGATCACCGGCCGCCTGCGGGATCAATGGCACGGCATGAGCCGCACCGGCACCGCCGCACAACTATTCGGCCACGTCAGCGAAGCCGTGTTGAGTTTGCACCCGGATGAACTACGCCGGCATCGGCTGCAATCGGGCGACCTGGTCAGCCTGAAAAGTCGCCGTGGCGCGTTGATTGTCGCCGTCGGCGGTGACGACAGCGTGCGACCCGGCCAGGCCTTTCTGCCAATGCATTGGGGTGATCGCTTCCTCAAGGGCGGCGTAAATACCCTCACTCTTCCCGCCTTCGACCCGCTATCGAAACAGCCCGAACTCAAACACAGCGGCGTGCGCCTGGAACCGGTGGAACTGCCGTGGAACCTGTTCGCCCTGATCGAGGGCGATGTTCAACAGCATTTTGAGACGCTACGGCCGCTCTGTGAGGCGCTTTCCTACGTCAGCCTCAGCCTGGCCGGCCGCGAACGCCCCGCGCTGCTGGTACGCGCGGCCAGCGCCGTCGCGCCCGATCCGCAATTGCTGCGTGATATCGATCAATGCCTGGGACTCAACGATGGCCCGGTTTTGGCCTACGACGACCCACGGCGCTCCATCGGTAAACGGGTGCGGATCGAGAACGGCCGGATCACTGCCATTCGCCTGGCCGGTGAAACCCTTGCCCAACACTGGCTGCAAAGCCTGTGGCTGGAAGGTCGCGCTGACGAACAGCTGCGGCGCTGGCTGCTGGCACCGCTGAGCGCACCACCGGGCAACACCCGTACGCCGGCCATCGGTAACAAAACCCTGTGCAACTGCAAAAACGTCAGCCAAAGCGCGGTCTGCGCCGGCATTAGCCGCGGCCTGGACCTGCAGGGCTTGAAACAAGAATTGGGCTGCGGCACGCAATGCGGCTCCTGCGTCCCGGAAATCAAGCGTCTGCTGGCCGCCACTGCGCAGCCGGTCGCCGTCACCTCGTGA